A single window of Bombus pascuorum chromosome 1, iyBomPasc1.1, whole genome shotgun sequence DNA harbors:
- the LOC132912918 gene encoding S1 RNA-binding domain-containing protein 1 codes for MKRSIRQVSRAKKIIISSSDSEDEPADISNDENYVPTKAPQKKRKTTTNSTKRTLSLSENSKQIATKLGRKKIKTELTDNTNESVDLNKKTQDKNAKRKKEEIQNSDTGNIKQILKDISLKSTELKEWTVEDYVSEVNNIEKHIVENVIKLFNNDNTIPFIARYRRDMTDGMEPDKLRTLKESLDHAKVIKQRANTILKSIDKLGQWSPAMYSAVVSAKSLDDLEHIYSFFKPASKRTLAERAKELGLGSVSDFALQGQALPPLSSFIDSTKDGLKTEQQIIDGIVHIIADSINKNKTVFDKVKELQSKSAIKIQITECKTNSKSADSKEKDAHRKYETYYDFNANTKYIKPHQILAINRGEAQKFLNVKMTIPDFFEKGFKAHCYKQYNAAIATSKLHSKLLNDSINYAYTKLIKPLVIRRVRSEMKQKAETASIEVFVTNVKQLLLTPPVRGKVILAIDPGFSHGCKLAAISEQGDVLETDVIYPHTKEKKSYDKSADVLVALVTKYKATVLALGNATACRETEMFLNKLIKSNAFGSMEVSYTIVDEAGASIYSCSPEAKSEFPDLDTNLVSAISIARRLQDPLAELVKVDPKHLGVGMYQHDLPEKQLLAALNEVVSEVVSFVGVDVNTASQCLLRRVAGLNASRANNIIEWRSEFGPFKNRQQLLDVKGIGNKVFEQCAGFIRILPETSMNDNSEKRKPAKKSKQAYNLLDQSWIHPESYKIAERFLKYCNCNLENFGTTEFIEKVKSCADEGFASLAQKLDTNETTMEVIVKGLSMKKDEDIRLKTRTPLFRKSLLSINDLSAGISVTGAIRNITHFGAFVDIGAGRDGLIPTKWLKNSVVSIGQRVEVKVLSVDVNRGRISLELINVL; via the exons gaaaaagaggaagacaACTACAAATAGTACTAAAAGAACCCTTTCATTAAGTGAAAATAGTAAACAAATAGCAACAAAActtggaagaaaaaaaataaaaacagaacTTACAGATAACACAAATGAATCAGTagatttgaataaaaagacacaagataaaaatgcaaagaggaaaaaagaagaaatacaaaattctgacacaggaaatattaaacaaatattaaaagatatatctTTAAAATCTACAGAATTGAAAGAATGGACTGTTGAAGATTATGTTAGTGAAGTGAACAATATTGAAAAACATATAgtagaaaatgttataaagCTTTTTAATAATGACAATACAATCCCATTTATTGCAAGATATAGGAGAGATATGACTGATGGCATGGAGCCAGATAAGCTAAGAACACTGAAAGAAAGTCTCGATCATGCTAAAGTTATCAAACAACGTGCTAATACTATATTGAAGTCTATTGACAAATTAGGACAGTGGTCTCCTGCTATGTATTCTGCTGTTGTATCTGCCAAATCTTTAGACGACTTAGaacatatatattcttttttcaagCCAGCATCTAAGCGAACTTTAGCAGAAAGAGCAAAAGAGCTAGGTTTGGGATCTGTAAGTGATTTTGCGTTACAGGGTCAGGCACTACCTCCATTATCTTCTTTTATCGATTCCACTAAGGATGGATTAAAAACTGAGCAACAGATTATAGATGGaattgtacatattatagCAGATagtataaataagaataaaactGTATTTGATAAAGTCAAAGAGCTTCAAAGCAAATCTGCGATAAAAATCCAGATTACAGAATGTAAAACCAATAGTAAATCTGCAGATAGTAAAGAAAAGGATGCTCATAGAAAGTATGAAACATATTATGACTTTAATGCAAACACAAAATACATTAAACCTCATCAAATATTAGCTATCAATCGTGGGGAAGCGCAAAAGTTTCTTAATGTAAAGATGACCATTCCTGACTTTTTCGAAAAGGGATTTAAAGCACACTGTTATAAACAATATAACGCAGCCATCGCAACATCTAAATTAcattctaaattattaaacgaCAGCATTAACTATGCTTATACAAAGCTGATAAAGCCCTTAGTAATACGTAGAGTGAGAAgcgaaatgaaacaaaaagcaGAGACAGCATCTATAGAAGTTTTCGTAACTAACGTTAAACAGTTGCTTCTTACTCCACCTGTACGAGGAAAGGTCATACTTGCTATAGATCCAGGATTTTCACACGGTTGTAAATTAGCGGCAATCTCTGAGCAGGGTGATGTACTTGAAACAGATGTAATTTATCCACAcacaaaggaaaaaaaatctTATGATAAATCAGCCGATGTTTTGGTAGCTTTAGTAACGAAATATAAGGCTACAGTTTTAGCATTGGGCAATGCTACAGCTTGCAGAGAAACTGAAATGTTTCTAAACAAGTTAATTAAGTCCAATGCGTTCGGATCGATGGAGGTTTCGTACACGATAGTTGACGAAGCCGGAGCATCGATTTACAGCTGTAGTCCCGAAGCAAAATCCGAGTTCCCGGACCTCGATACGAATTTAGTCTCTGCTATTTCTATAGCGAGACGTCTACAAGATCCACTCGCTGAATTAGTAAAAGTAGATCCTAAACATTTAGGTGTGGGAATGTATCAGCATGATCTACCAGAGAAGCAATTGTTAGCGGCATTAAATGAg GTTGTTTCAGAGGTTGTGAGCTTTGTGGGTGTGGATGTGAACACTGCGTCTCAGTGTCTTTTAAGAAGAGTTGCAGGTTTGAATGCATCCAGggcaaataatattatagaatgGAGATCCGAATTTGGACCGTTTAAAAATAGGCAACAATTACTGGATGTGAAAGGAATTGGGAACAAGGTATTCGAACAATGTGCTGGTTTCATTAGGATATTGCCAGAGACTTCGATGAATGATAATTCTGAGAAACGCAAGCCTGCTAAGAAGTCTAAGCAGGCGTATAACTTATTAGATCAATCTTGGATCCATCCTGAATCGTACAAAATAGCCGAAcgtttcttgaaatattgtaattgtaaCTTGGAGAATTTCGGAACTACGGAGTTCATCGAAAAAGTAAAATCGTGTGCTGACGAAGGGTTTGCTAGTTTGGCCCAGAAGCTTGATACTAACGAGACGACTATGGAGGTGATAGTCAAAGGCTTATCTATGAAGAAGGACGAGGATATACGATTAAAGACTCGTACTCCTCTTTTTCGAAAGAGTTTGCTCAGTATTAATGATTTGAGCGCGGGGATATCAGTAACGGGTGCGATACGAAACATTACACACTTTGGAGCGTTTGTGGATATAGGAGCGGGTAGAGATGGACTTATACCAACGAAATGGTTAAAGAATTCGGTAGTTTCGATAGGTCAGCGTGTGGAGGTGAAAGTACTTTCAGTAGATGTGAACCGCGGAAGAATTAGCttagaattaattaacgtattataa